A stretch of Campylobacter showae DNA encodes these proteins:
- a CDS encoding DUF4149 domain-containing protein, protein MKSVYFLLLGALIGAELTLGALVAPTIFYPQSILGEGVLTQFQSGKLMATIFVKFNYALLAVSVLIGLFELVSFRSSVKFAAKFSMGMLCAINLALALSFVFYFTPFVMDAQAAGEAATQTAEFAQMHAASEWTMKLMLFAQLALFFIKFKTAQK, encoded by the coding sequence ATGAAAAGCGTTTATTTTTTACTTCTTGGCGCGCTCATCGGCGCGGAGCTAACCCTGGGCGCTCTGGTTGCGCCGACGATTTTTTATCCGCAGAGCATACTTGGCGAGGGCGTACTCACGCAGTTTCAAAGCGGCAAACTGATGGCTACGATATTTGTTAAATTTAACTACGCCTTGCTAGCCGTTAGCGTCCTGATCGGGCTTTTTGAGCTTGTTTCGTTTAGATCCAGCGTCAAATTCGCTGCTAAATTTAGCATGGGTATGCTCTGCGCGATAAATTTAGCCCTCGCGCTCTCGTTTGTGTTTTACTTCACGCCTTTCGTCATGGACGCGCAGGCTGCGGGCGAGGCGGCGACGCAGACGGCCGAGTTTGCTCAGATGCACGCGGCTAGCGAGTGGACGATGAAGCTGATGCTGTTTGCGCAGCTTGCTTTGTTTTTTATCAAATTTAAAACCGCCCAAAAATGA
- the prmC gene encoding peptide chain release factor N(5)-glutamine methyltransferase: protein MKIEEALKEASLRLSSLCQNPSRVAKILLMNYLDVSIEWIFLNQKKEFDESGYFALVKRYENYEPLEYITGEAGFYGLTFNVKKGVLIPRPETEILVEKSLEILSNLPARNEPPLVAEIGTGSGIISICLALNSNAKIIASDISDDALNLARENAAKFGVEGRIKFVKCAYLDQIYGRFDLLVSNPPYIARDYELDKFVLNEPHEALFGGAAGDEILKNIVLVAKNRGVKYLACEMGYDQRESMQNALKFNGFEAEFYRDLAGFDRGFVAKNIFVNF from the coding sequence ATGAAAATTGAAGAGGCTCTTAAAGAGGCTAGTTTAAGACTAAGCTCACTTTGCCAAAATCCAAGCAGAGTGGCTAAAATTTTGCTTATGAACTATCTTGATGTAAGCATTGAATGGATATTTTTAAATCAAAAAAAAGAATTTGATGAGAGCGGCTATTTTGCCCTAGTTAAAAGGTATGAAAACTACGAGCCGCTAGAATATATCACGGGCGAGGCGGGCTTTTACGGACTTACATTTAACGTAAAAAAGGGCGTCTTGATCCCGCGCCCGGAGACTGAAATTTTAGTCGAAAAATCGCTCGAGATCTTATCAAATTTACCAGCGAGAAACGAACCGCCCCTAGTAGCCGAGATCGGAACCGGAAGCGGGATAATCAGCATCTGCCTCGCTCTAAACTCAAACGCCAAAATCATAGCCTCAGATATCAGCGACGATGCGTTAAATTTAGCTCGCGAGAACGCCGCGAAATTTGGCGTAGAGGGTAGGATTAAGTTCGTAAAATGCGCGTATCTGGATCAAATTTACGGACGGTTTGATCTGCTAGTTTCAAACCCGCCTTATATCGCGCGGGACTACGAGCTTGATAAATTCGTGCTAAACGAGCCGCACGAGGCGCTGTTTGGCGGCGCGGCTGGCGACGAGATCTTAAAAAACATAGTCCTCGTCGCTAAAAATCGCGGCGTAAAATACCTAGCCTGCGAGATGGGCTACGATCAGCGAGAAAGCATGCAAAACGCGCTTAAATTTAATGGCTTTGAGGCGGAGTTTTATAGGGATTTAGCCGGATTTGACCGCGGATTCGTCGCTAAAAATATATTTGTGAATTTTTAA